The following are encoded in a window of Lactobacillus acidophilus genomic DNA:
- a CDS encoding BspA family leucine-rich repeat surface protein yields the protein MLSKNNFNEKLMQMNNQKAHFSIRKLTIGAASVLIGITFMGINGQTVNADEMTGNTQPEAMQVSTDKSTDATTTQQNDSDSSAQKNAAQTVEVPQNSKQDNTGETSQSTTDKKDTQVQKTESSETKADTAQSQVPPAANQTQKSADQNVENTQSPVASNTTQPKTQNDSKYNVADWGGSLNDETHEYTLNKYNGSDKENIYIPNTEDFIKAGKITDIDKVFITKDLIQNITKNGATSIVIDDQGSEDKNKVYAKGDWSNAFAGSTKLKSVDLSHLDTSQVTSMAGAFNGDTGLNDANLSGWNIQNMTNLSSLFYGANNLYNVDMSGWNFINNPNTNSMFSYADYNLKSVNLKNAKNVTDDILRIYARAIKNSNATTADLSDINLSPNVTSLHGLFSNMPDLKNVNLSGLDISHITDMGGMFSGDSNLESLDLSGLDLSKVTNTNNMFDWVGGKIKSVNITNTKSIPRSILDIYLKALSNTGTTTVDLSGINLSPNVTSLHGLFANMPNLGSANLSGLDISHITDMGGMFFNDTSLKSVNLSGLNLEKVKDLSTVFYGANNLENVDFSNTKFAPDANTNVMFAFADTKLQSVNINGTKNITREVLDAVIRAAKNSNATTLDLSGVSFSPSITSFNNLFSNMPNIESIDLTGWDTSHITDMSYMFFNDPKLKIIKGLEDFNTSNVTNMAYMFAAFNNPTTDNYDPKGLESLGHLTKLDLSNWDTSNVTNMLYMFAGQTNLTSLGDLSKWNTSKVTNMAYMFYDLKNIDDGKLDLTGWDTSNVTDMSYMFFNMFLQKDLSFVNDWNTGKVTDMSYMFANDKNLEKLDLSKWDVSSVGLKHTEQNYSLAMMFAGDTSLTTVGDISHWNTKNVHDTRQMFYNTPKLTNIDLSGWNTGKLQIAEGMFNSSGAKQINLDNWDLSNIKRITPAGYVEGKAGVGVLRGVENMFKNLTNPAVISMNKVILPDARNAFEINDFEGNKAIVVIANGQNGEALQDLLKINNQTWTDKSGNNVTGRQNSDYVTYVRADDNSNQIGQRGLNFIFTNLDDLHQYFNQVTNADNVKNDIGELSHDWDAQQDTDNNIVKITLRLSPASSYDPYSENIHAEKDGNILADLMTSKYQLHIVAPTNTTETKKPTRTIIIENPDGTTSTKEQTVEFKREVTKHVDGTEEATSWTPTSGEWTKFDVPQIAGYDSYVDGTQSKSVASEPVNKDTENVTVVITYKSNAVNPEPIIPDPVKPEVDPDKKDPQEPKTDPVTPTPDEPENPKPEKKPSNPDKRKDDNSKVVKPHGENKAAKKNHSSVEHKKTGTHTIKLSHRVAPKGTQATNGSKKSTSTVNKAADNNKNTLPQTGEKKSNAGLIGLALIALASLGLIDRKRRD from the coding sequence ATGTTATCTAAAAACAACTTTAATGAGAAACTTATGCAAATGAACAATCAAAAAGCTCATTTTTCAATTCGTAAATTAACTATTGGTGCTGCTTCAGTATTAATAGGGATCACTTTTATGGGAATTAACGGTCAAACAGTAAACGCTGATGAAATGACTGGTAATACTCAACCTGAAGCAATGCAAGTTTCAACGGATAAATCTACTGATGCCACTACCACTCAACAGAATGATTCAGATAGTAGTGCTCAAAAGAATGCTGCTCAAACAGTAGAAGTTCCTCAAAATAGTAAACAAGATAATACAGGAGAAACTTCTCAATCAACTACAGATAAAAAAGATACACAAGTTCAAAAAACAGAATCTAGTGAAACAAAGGCTGATACTGCTCAAAGTCAAGTACCCCCAGCTGCCAACCAAACTCAAAAATCAGCTGACCAAAATGTAGAAAATACACAATCACCAGTTGCTAGCAATACTACTCAACCTAAAACACAAAATGACAGCAAATATAACGTTGCTGACTGGGGTGGTAGTCTCAATGATGAAACTCACGAGTACACCTTAAATAAATACAATGGTAGTGATAAAGAAAATATCTACATTCCAAATACAGAAGATTTTATCAAGGCTGGAAAGATTACAGATATCGACAAAGTTTTCATTACTAAGGATTTAATTCAAAACATTACTAAAAATGGCGCAACCAGTATTGTGATTGATGATCAAGGCAGTGAAGATAAAAATAAAGTCTATGCTAAAGGAGACTGGAGCAATGCTTTTGCTGGCTCTACCAAATTAAAGAGTGTCGATTTAAGTCATTTAGATACAAGCCAAGTTACTAGTATGGCTGGTGCATTTAATGGTGATACTGGCTTAAATGATGCTAACTTAAGTGGTTGGAATATTCAAAATATGACTAACTTGTCCTCATTATTTTATGGTGCAAATAATTTGTACAATGTGGACATGAGTGGTTGGAATTTTATTAACAACCCTAATACAAATAGCATGTTTTCATATGCAGACTACAATTTAAAGAGCGTAAATCTTAAAAATGCTAAAAATGTTACTGATGATATATTAAGAATTTACGCTAGAGCAATTAAGAACTCTAACGCAACCACTGCTGACCTAAGTGATATCAATTTATCACCAAATGTTACTAGTTTACATGGCTTGTTTTCTAACATGCCTGACCTTAAGAACGTTAACTTAAGCGGTCTTGATATTAGTCATATTACAGATATGGGTGGCATGTTTTCTGGAGATAGTAATCTAGAAAGTTTAGATTTAAGCGGCTTGGATTTAAGTAAAGTAACCAACACCAATAATATGTTTGACTGGGTTGGTGGAAAGATAAAGAGTGTAAACATTACTAACACTAAGAGTATTCCACGTAGCATCTTAGATATATATCTAAAGGCACTCAGCAATACAGGTACAACGACTGTTGATCTGAGCGGTATTAATCTTTCACCAAATGTTACTAGCTTACATGGTTTATTTGCTAACATGCCTAACCTTGGGAGCGCTAACTTAAGCGGTCTTGATATTAGCCATATTACAGATATGGGCGGTATGTTCTTTAATGATACTTCATTGAAGAGTGTTAACTTATCTGGTCTTAACTTAGAAAAAGTAAAAGATCTTAGCACAGTGTTTTACGGTGCAAATAACTTGGAAAATGTTGATTTTAGTAATACCAAGTTTGCACCAGATGCTAATACAAACGTAATGTTTGCTTTTGCAGATACTAAATTACAAAGCGTAAATATTAATGGTACTAAAAATATTACCCGTGAAGTTTTAGATGCCGTTATTAGAGCAGCTAAGAATTCCAACGCAACTACTCTTGATTTAAGCGGTGTTAGCTTTTCACCAAGTATCACCAGTTTTAATAATCTATTCTCTAATATGCCGAATATTGAAAGTATAGACCTAACTGGCTGGGACACTAGTCATATTACCGATATGAGTTACATGTTCTTTAATGATCCAAAGCTTAAAATTATTAAAGGACTTGAAGATTTCAATACCTCAAATGTAACTAATATGGCATACATGTTTGCTGCTTTTAACAATCCAACAACAGATAATTATGATCCAAAAGGTCTTGAGAGTTTAGGACATTTGACTAAACTTGATTTAAGCAATTGGGATACTTCCAATGTAACTAATATGCTATATATGTTTGCCGGACAGACTAATTTAACTAGTTTGGGTGACCTTTCTAAGTGGAATACTAGCAAGGTAACTAATATGGCCTACATGTTCTATGATTTAAAAAATATAGATGACGGTAAATTAGATCTAACCGGTTGGGATACTTCCAATGTAACTGACATGAGCTACATGTTCTTTAACATGTTCTTACAAAAAGATTTAAGCTTCGTTAATGATTGGAACACTGGTAAAGTAACTGATATGAGTTACATGTTTGCCAATGACAAGAACCTTGAAAAATTAGATCTTTCTAAATGGGATGTAAGTAGTGTTGGGTTAAAGCATACTGAACAAAACTACAGTCTGGCAATGATGTTTGCGGGTGATACTTCATTAACTACTGTTGGTGATATTTCTCATTGGAATACCAAGAATGTTCATGATACTCGTCAAATGTTCTATAATACTCCTAAGTTAACTAACATTGACTTGAGTGGCTGGAATACAGGTAAATTACAAATTGCTGAAGGGATGTTCAACTCCTCTGGCGCTAAGCAAATTAACTTAGATAATTGGGATTTAAGTAATATTAAACGAATTACTCCTGCTGGTTATGTTGAAGGTAAGGCTGGTGTAGGAGTGCTTCGCGGCGTTGAGAATATGTTTAAGAACTTAACCAATCCAGCTGTTATCTCAATGAATAAGGTCATCTTACCAGATGCTAGAAATGCTTTTGAAATTAATGACTTTGAAGGAAATAAAGCAATTGTAGTGATTGCTAATGGTCAAAACGGTGAAGCTCTTCAAGATTTGCTTAAGATTAATAATCAAACTTGGACTGATAAATCTGGAAACAATGTAACTGGACGTCAAAATTCAGATTATGTAACTTACGTTAGAGCTGATGATAATTCTAACCAAATTGGCCAACGCGGATTGAATTTCATCTTTACTAACTTAGATGACTTGCACCAATACTTCAATCAAGTAACTAATGCAGATAATGTTAAAAACGATATTGGCGAATTGAGTCATGATTGGGATGCTCAGCAAGATACTGATAATAATATTGTTAAAATCACATTGCGTTTGTCTCCGGCTAGTTCATATGATCCATATAGTGAAAATATCCATGCTGAAAAAGATGGCAATATTTTAGCAGACTTAATGACCAGCAAATATCAATTACATATTGTTGCTCCAACTAACACTACTGAAACTAAGAAGCCAACCAGAACAATTATTATTGAAAATCCTGATGGCACCACAAGTACTAAAGAGCAAACTGTAGAGTTTAAGCGTGAAGTCACTAAGCATGTCGATGGTACTGAAGAGGCTACGTCATGGACTCCAACAAGTGGTGAATGGACTAAATTTGATGTGCCACAAATTGCTGGATATGATTCTTACGTAGATGGAACTCAGAGCAAGTCTGTTGCTTCAGAACCTGTTAATAAAGATACTGAGAATGTAACTGTAGTAATTACTTATAAGTCAAATGCGGTAAATCCTGAACCAATCATTCCAGATCCAGTAAAGCCAGAAGTTGATCCGGATAAAAAAGATCCACAAGAACCAAAGACAGATCCTGTAACTCCAACACCAGATGAACCAGAAAATCCAAAGCCTGAAAAGAAACCAAGTAATCCAGACAAGCGTAAGGATGATAATTCTAAAGTTGTTAAGCCACATGGTGAAAATAAAGCAGCTAAGAAGAACCATAGTAGTGTTGAACACAAAAAGACAGGTACTCACACTATTAAGCTTTCTCACAGAGTTGCACCAAAGGGCACTCAAGCAACTAATGGTTCAAAGAAATCTACTTCAACTGTAAATAAAGCAGCTGACAACAATAAGAATACTTTGCCACAAACTGGTGAAAAGAAGAGCAATGCCGGCTTAATCGGCTTAGCCTTAATTGCACTTGCAAGTTTAGGATTAATTGATCGTAAACGTCGTGATTAA
- a CDS encoding CAP domain-containing protein, which translates to MKKHNLLVIAVALFGCVALSSEPVQAAKYSKSEAKKVKYFQREYRGLSKTKYNRNTIYQQAPNFADPFSPGTLTPTYIPDTMGYINYYRELAGLPAEANHNEDNQSAQIGAVALASVNAAANLKAHGLLDYLRPSYISESDWDIAESSTLGNINFLDNAGSTSAGEIVTDLIREDNNIAGTGNIGHRAMILSTRATRMGIGAAYGLSNDMLYSVEYGLFADDILRTPVKKQVVYPATTVFPYELIGRNTPWSYATTKKISGTPKIYITDLSTKKKKRYRATQVRNFNTMFYGEGYTTTITYRPGKIKLVNTHKYKVQIGKHYTYSFRFFRQNGKLK; encoded by the coding sequence ATGAAAAAACATAATTTGCTGGTAATCGCTGTTGCGTTATTCGGGTGTGTTGCACTTAGCAGTGAACCTGTTCAAGCAGCCAAATATTCTAAATCAGAAGCTAAGAAAGTTAAGTATTTCCAGCGCGAATATCGCGGCTTGAGTAAGACCAAATACAACCGCAATACCATTTACCAGCAAGCACCCAACTTTGCCGATCCTTTTTCACCAGGGACGTTAACTCCTACATATATTCCTGATACGATGGGCTACATTAATTACTATCGTGAATTAGCAGGACTGCCGGCTGAAGCTAATCATAACGAAGACAATCAAAGCGCCCAAATCGGGGCAGTAGCGTTAGCTTCCGTTAACGCGGCCGCCAACTTGAAGGCCCATGGCCTACTTGACTATCTTCGCCCTAGTTATATTAGTGAATCTGATTGGGATATCGCTGAAAGTTCTACTTTAGGTAATATCAACTTCTTGGATAACGCCGGTAGTACCTCAGCTGGTGAGATAGTAACGGATCTGATTCGCGAGGATAATAATATCGCAGGTACTGGGAACATCGGCCACCGGGCCATGATCTTATCTACTCGCGCAACGCGGATGGGAATCGGTGCGGCATACGGCTTAAGCAACGATATGCTCTATTCTGTGGAATACGGACTATTTGCCGATGACATCTTGCGTACGCCCGTGAAGAAGCAAGTTGTTTATCCCGCTACCACGGTCTTTCCCTATGAATTAATTGGCAGGAATACTCCATGGTCGTATGCAACAACGAAGAAGATCTCTGGTACACCGAAGATTTATATTACTGATTTATCCACCAAAAAGAAGAAACGTTATCGCGCAACACAAGTACGCAATTTTAACACGATGTTTTACGGTGAAGGTTATACCACAACGATCACGTATCGCCCAGGTAAGATTAAGTTAGTTAATACACATAAGTACAAGGTACAGATTGGCAAGCATTATACATACTCATTTAGATTTTTTAGACAGAACGGAAAATTAAAGTAG
- the hflX gene encoding GTPase HflX, whose translation MIDNQPKKTKAYIAGVNLKDPNFDYYMTELANLTEANNMEVVGQSSQNAESIVAGTYFGVGKINEIKSMAQGLKAKVLVLNDELTPVQIRNLEKLTKMRVIDRTELILEIFASRARTKQAKLQVQLARLQYELPRLHPSENNLDQQRGGGFSNRGAGESKLELNRRTIGKQISAIKKELKAVASQEEIKSARRNQSRIPKVALVGYTNAGKSTTMNGLLREFSKEGSDKEVFVKNMLFATLDTSVRRIDLKDNFSFILSDTVGFISKLPHNLVESFKATLQETRDADLLINVVDASDPNMVQMIRTTQNVLDEIGVKGIPMITAYNKADKTDRNYPQIEGSDILYSATDPKSIKLLADLITKRVFSDYGKFNLTLPLSAGKELAYLHENAQILSENYEDDGVHIEANIAPDDQGRFKEYLV comes from the coding sequence ATGATAGATAATCAACCTAAAAAAACTAAGGCCTATATCGCAGGCGTTAACTTGAAGGATCCTAACTTCGACTACTACATGACTGAACTTGCTAACTTAACTGAAGCAAATAATATGGAAGTAGTTGGTCAAAGCTCACAAAACGCGGAATCAATCGTTGCCGGAACTTACTTCGGTGTCGGCAAGATTAACGAGATTAAGTCGATGGCCCAAGGCTTGAAAGCTAAAGTCTTGGTCTTAAATGATGAATTAACTCCAGTACAGATCCGTAATCTTGAGAAGTTAACCAAGATGCGCGTGATTGATCGAACTGAATTAATCTTAGAAATCTTCGCCAGTCGTGCAAGAACTAAGCAAGCTAAGCTACAAGTTCAACTCGCCAGATTGCAGTACGAATTGCCACGTCTTCACCCTTCCGAGAACAACCTGGACCAGCAACGTGGTGGTGGCTTCTCCAACCGTGGTGCCGGTGAAAGTAAACTTGAATTAAATCGTCGGACAATCGGTAAGCAAATCTCTGCTATTAAGAAAGAACTCAAGGCTGTTGCCAGCCAAGAAGAGATTAAATCAGCTCGCCGTAATCAAAGTCGCATCCCTAAAGTTGCTCTTGTCGGCTACACCAACGCCGGCAAGTCCACAACAATGAACGGCCTACTCCGCGAATTCTCTAAAGAAGGCAGCGACAAGGAAGTTTTCGTTAAGAACATGCTCTTTGCCACTCTGGACACCAGCGTGCGTCGTATTGATTTAAAAGATAATTTCAGTTTTATCTTGTCTGACACCGTTGGTTTTATTTCTAAGTTACCACACAACTTAGTTGAATCATTCAAGGCAACCTTGCAAGAAACACGCGACGCTGATCTTTTGATTAACGTGGTTGATGCATCCGACCCTAACATGGTCCAGATGATCCGCACTACACAGAACGTGCTAGACGAGATCGGCGTTAAAGGCATTCCAATGATCACCGCCTACAACAAGGCCGACAAGACCGACCGCAATTATCCACAGATCGAAGGTAGCGACATTCTTTATTCAGCAACTGATCCCAAGTCAATTAAGCTCTTGGCTGATCTCATCACTAAGCGTGTCTTCTCTGATTATGGCAAGTTCAACCTCACACTTCCTTTGAGTGCAGGTAAGGAACTGGCCTACTTACACGAGAATGCTCAGATCTTGAGTGAAAACTATGAAGACGACGGCGTCCACATCGAAGCCAACATTGCACCGGATGATCAAGGTCGTTTTAAAGAATATCTAGTCTAA
- a CDS encoding LCP family protein — protein MAENNQPNNDVRRHHHHRHHRHHHRKFWHWFWIVIGVIVVIVLFVCGMVYKNLRDTTQNMYTPVAKTTKSNKGRNLDNLLAQKKPINILLLGTDTGAMGRSWKGRTDTIMMMAINPKTNSTSIVSIPRDSNAIFPDFPQYGVTKINSAYTLGGVGETVKTLDKYYSVPIDGYIMINMGGLKKAIDQVGGIDVTSPLTFDNMGYHFQEGKTYHMDGKKALAFAQLRHGDPRQDYGRQDRDRRVVMALLKKSISPTTLLNTKFLNSISSEMQTDLTMNQMYKIGMDYRHATDNLSQDHAQGVSKQTQNPKFGTMEIEVVSRQERQRVSDKLRAALGLPKVRVAANSASYVMNQ, from the coding sequence ATGGCAGAAAATAATCAACCAAATAATGATGTACGTCGCCATCACCACCATAGACATCACCGTCATCACCATCGTAAGTTTTGGCATTGGTTCTGGATTGTGATCGGCGTTATTGTAGTCATTGTACTTTTTGTTTGTGGTATGGTTTATAAGAATTTACGCGATACCACGCAAAATATGTATACTCCCGTTGCTAAGACAACTAAGAGCAACAAGGGACGTAATCTTGATAATTTGCTAGCGCAGAAAAAACCAATCAATATTCTTTTGCTCGGTACTGATACTGGAGCAATGGGACGTAGCTGGAAAGGACGTACTGATACCATCATGATGATGGCAATTAATCCTAAGACTAATAGTACGTCAATTGTATCTATTCCACGTGATTCAAATGCAATCTTCCCAGATTTCCCACAATATGGAGTAACGAAGATTAACTCTGCTTATACACTAGGCGGAGTTGGTGAAACAGTTAAGACATTGGATAAATACTATAGTGTGCCAATTGACGGTTACATTATGATCAACATGGGTGGTCTTAAGAAGGCTATTGATCAAGTTGGTGGTATTGATGTAACTTCACCATTGACTTTCGACAATATGGGATACCACTTCCAAGAAGGTAAGACCTACCATATGGATGGTAAGAAGGCATTAGCCTTTGCTCAACTTAGACATGGGGATCCACGTCAAGATTATGGTCGTCAAGACCGTGATCGCCGTGTTGTCATGGCACTTCTTAAGAAGTCTATCTCACCTACTACATTACTTAATACTAAATTCTTGAATTCAATCTCAAGTGAAATGCAAACTGACTTGACTATGAATCAAATGTACAAGATCGGGATGGATTATAGACATGCAACAGATAACTTGTCACAAGATCATGCTCAAGGTGTAAGTAAGCAAACTCAGAATCCTAAGTTTGGTACTATGGAAATCGAAGTAGTAAGTAGACAAGAAAGGCAAAGAGTGTCTGATAAATTAAGAGCAGCATTAGGTCTTCCTAAGGTACGAGTTGCTGCTAATAGTGCCAGCTATGTCATGAATCAATAG